A region of Plutella xylostella chromosome 29, ilPluXylo3.1, whole genome shotgun sequence DNA encodes the following proteins:
- the LOC105390716 gene encoding uncharacterized protein ZK757.2 isoform X3, protein MEVFEDKHYLCIMASDSPEQNLTQYFSLCNDFIHAARLRDGHVLIHCLAGMSRSVTVAVAYIMSVTPLTWREALKVVRAGRAVANPNLGFQRQLQDFETYKLVEERRRIKERYPSLALSDRDLAECRVMLASYQTMLNQKTICEGKCAMGRQCPTGVCRTGSKRQPRTRRPSTAASSLESSPVGMRRSPSTLSTTSTASGYRPRSSPAGLYSYTGATSRPTRSASGMSMTRMTDPIGGGTAMAVGGTEYSRRRAASAPATPALSPATSPPGSPHRNTTHRKGGCAWMIPSVQWDPASM, encoded by the exons ATGGAAGTCTTTGAG GACAAGCACTACCTGTGCATCATGGCGTCGGACTCGCCGGAGCAGAACCTCACGCAGTACTTCTCTCTGTGCAACGACTTCATCCACGCGGCGCGTCTGCGCGACGGACACGTGCTCATACACTG CCTGGCGGGCATGTCGCGCAGCGTGACAGTGGCAGTGGCCTACATCATGTCGGTGACTCCGCTGACGTGGCGGGAGGCCCTCAAGGTGGTGAGGGCGGGGCGCGCGGTCGCCAACCCCAACCTCGGCTTCCAGCGGCAGCTTCAGGACTTCGAGACTTACAAGCTGGTCGAG GAGCGTCGTCGTATAAAAGAGCGGTATCCGTCCCTGGCTCTATCAGACCGAGACCTGGCGGAGTGCCGCGTCATGCTGGCCTCCTACCAGACCATGCTCAACCAGAAGACCATCTGCGAGGGCAAGTGCGCCATGGGACGCCAGTGCCCTACCG GGGTGTGCCGGACGGGTTCGAAGCGGCAACCCCGCACGCGGCGCCCCTCCACAGCCGCCAGCTCTCTCGAGTCCAGCCCCGTGGGAATGCGCCGCTCCCCGTCCACGCTCTCCACCACCTCTACTGCATCCGGGTACCGACCGCGGTCCTCGCCAGCTGGGCTCTATAGCTATACTGGGG CAACCTCCCGGCCGACGCGCTCAGCATCAGGCATGAGCATGACTCGCATGACGGACCCCATCGGCGGCGGCACGGCCATGGCGGTGGGCGGCACGGAGTActcccgccgccgcgccgcctccgCCCCCGCCACCCCCGCGCTGTCCCCCGCCACCTCGCCGCCAGGGTCGCCGCATAGGAATACCACTCATAG